The following proteins are encoded in a genomic region of Pseudodesulfovibrio mercurii:
- a CDS encoding 4Fe-4S dicluster domain-containing protein codes for MSKTFFIDLTKCTACRGCQVACKQWKKLPAEKTENWGSHQNPKDLSGTTLKLVRFQEVEGDNGMQWLFFPEQCRHCVEPPCLDAMTIPGSIIHDQETGAVIYTELTADEPDKEAFAMACPYNIPRVNEETGQVVKCDMCVDRVKVGLLPACVQTCPTGAMNFGDRDEMLALAEKRLAAASVKYPDAELVDADSVRVIYLVQTDPDSYYESLSADASDVRRGPMSRKQFLASLGRPVKRMTS; via the coding sequence ATGAGCAAGACATTCTTCATCGACCTGACCAAGTGTACGGCCTGCCGTGGTTGCCAGGTTGCCTGCAAGCAATGGAAGAAACTGCCCGCCGAGAAGACCGAAAACTGGGGCTCCCATCAGAACCCCAAGGACCTGTCCGGCACGACCCTCAAGCTCGTCCGCTTCCAGGAAGTGGAGGGCGACAACGGCATGCAGTGGCTGTTCTTCCCGGAACAGTGCCGCCACTGCGTGGAGCCGCCCTGCCTGGATGCCATGACCATTCCCGGGTCCATCATCCATGACCAGGAGACCGGCGCCGTGATCTACACCGAACTGACGGCCGACGAACCTGACAAGGAAGCCTTCGCCATGGCCTGTCCCTACAACATCCCCCGGGTCAACGAGGAAACCGGCCAGGTGGTCAAGTGCGACATGTGCGTCGACCGCGTCAAGGTCGGGCTGCTGCCCGCCTGCGTGCAGACCTGCCCGACCGGTGCCATGAACTTCGGCGACCGGGACGAGATGCTGGCACTGGCCGAGAAACGGCTGGCGGCCGCCTCGGTGAAATACCCCGATGCGGAACTGGTGGATGCCGACTCGGTGCGGGTCATCTACCTGGTGCAGACCGATCCGGACAGCTACTACGAGTCCCTGTCCGCGGACGCCTCCGACGTCCGTCGCGGCCCCATGTCCAGGAAGCAGTTCCTGGCCAGCCTGGGCCGTCCGGTCAAGCGCATGACCTCATAA
- a CDS encoding response regulator gives MNHKVLVIDDERPTLKMFTLLLTAYGYEVLTAENGLEGVEIFKRESPALVLTDIKMPIMDGIEALKAIKKLNPAAEVIVITGHGDMDLAIQALNLDATDFINKPLKREALEKALTRARERMTIARNAEGQVVLEEKSRAAVIGVRGNVSAMTMPRLIEAFEQAVAMGKEAVLIEFEKNASINGAGITGLTELLRGHTGGTRIFLAGLSSNFRSVFETLGITRFAELFDRERETLTGD, from the coding sequence ATGAACCACAAAGTACTGGTCATAGACGACGAAAGGCCCACCCTGAAGATGTTCACCCTCCTGCTCACCGCCTACGGCTATGAAGTGCTGACCGCGGAGAACGGCCTGGAGGGGGTCGAGATCTTCAAGCGGGAATCCCCGGCACTGGTGCTGACGGACATCAAGATGCCGATCATGGACGGCATCGAGGCCCTGAAGGCCATCAAGAAGCTCAATCCCGCCGCCGAGGTCATCGTCATCACCGGCCACGGCGACATGGACCTGGCCATCCAGGCCCTGAACCTCGACGCCACGGACTTCATCAACAAGCCGCTCAAGCGCGAGGCCCTGGAAAAGGCCCTGACCCGGGCCAGGGAGCGCATGACCATCGCCCGCAACGCCGAGGGCCAGGTGGTCCTTGAGGAGAAGAGCCGGGCCGCGGTCATCGGCGTGCGCGGCAACGTCTCGGCCATGACCATGCCCCGGCTGATCGAAGCCTTCGAGCAGGCCGTGGCCATGGGCAAGGAGGCCGTGCTCATCGAGTTCGAGAAGAACGCCTCCATCAACGGCGCGGGCATCACCGGCCTGACCGAACTGCTGCGCGGCCACACGGGCGGCACGCGCATCTTCCTGGCCGGACTGTCGAGCAACTTCCGGTCCGTGTTCGAGACCCTGGGCATCACCAGGTTCGCCGAGCTGTTCGACCGCGAACGGGAGACCCTGACCGGCGACTAG
- the fdnG gene encoding formate dehydrogenase-N subunit alpha: MHTNRRNFLKLSAVAATATAFGGLGFGCKAKAATLPDHASALDPKWSKQTTTVCCYCAVGCGLVVNTSLKDMKAINVEGDPDHPINEGALCAKGASIWQLADNDRRPDSVLYRAPYSNKFKKVSLSWALETIARRIKDTRDATWTEKNAKGQVVNRCDGIASLGSAALDNEECWAYQTMLRSLGLVYIEHQARIUHSATVAALAESFGRGAMTNHWIDIQNSNCVLIMGSNAAENHPISFKWVTKAQENGATLIHVDPRFTRTSAKADFYAGIRSGADIAVLGGMIKYILDKDLIFHDYVVNYTNASFIVGDKFSFNDGLFSGYNESTRTYDKSNWAFAMDAEGNPKKDPTLKDPKCVYQLLKKHYERYDLDKVADISGMKKEDLVKLYETYAATGKADKAGTIMYAMGWTQHTVGVQNIRTMAMIQLLLGNIGVAGGGVNALRGESNVQGSTDHCLLYHILPGYLATPLGSQPDLAAYNKANTPVSHDPKSANWWGNFPKYSASLIKAMWQEDTPEDAYQYLPRLDSLSAMEYSWLTLFDKMDKGKFKGLLAWGMNPACSGANANKNRQAMAKLDWLVNVNIFPNETGWFWEGPGMDPSKIKTEVFFLPCAVSIEKEGSITNSGRWMQWRYKGPDAPNGQKPDGDLIYDLMKEVRHLYEKEGGVYSKPITRLTWDAIATDGVFDSHKTAKLINGHFTRDTTIKDKLYKKGEQVPSFAFLQADGSTCSGNWLYCHSYTEKGNMAARRDLNQTAEQANIGLYPNFSWCWPVNRRVLYNRASVDLKGNPYNPQKAVIAWNGEKWVGDVPDGGWAPGTKYAFIMRKHGFGQLFGPGRADGPFPEYYEPLECPVKSHPFSSTLHNPTALKFDAEEKAVCDPRYPLIGTTYRVTEHWQTGLMTRNCDWLTECEPQIFVEMSPELAELRGIENGTKVIVDSLRGSLWAKAIVTKRLKPFTIQGTVVHQVGLPWHFGWTWPKDGGDSANLLTPSVGDPNTGIPETKAFMVNVRKA, encoded by the coding sequence ATGCACACCAACCGGAGAAACTTCCTCAAGCTCTCCGCCGTCGCGGCAACGGCCACGGCGTTCGGCGGGCTCGGGTTCGGCTGCAAGGCCAAGGCGGCGACGCTGCCTGACCACGCATCGGCCCTGGACCCGAAATGGAGCAAGCAGACCACGACCGTATGTTGTTACTGCGCCGTGGGCTGCGGCCTGGTCGTCAACACGTCCCTCAAGGACATGAAGGCCATCAACGTCGAGGGCGACCCCGACCATCCGATCAACGAAGGCGCCCTGTGCGCCAAGGGCGCCTCCATCTGGCAGCTGGCCGACAACGACCGCCGTCCGGACTCGGTCCTGTACCGGGCTCCCTACTCCAACAAATTCAAGAAGGTCTCCCTGTCCTGGGCGCTGGAAACCATCGCCCGCCGGATCAAGGACACCCGCGACGCGACCTGGACCGAGAAGAACGCCAAGGGCCAGGTGGTCAACCGCTGCGACGGCATCGCCTCCCTGGGCTCCGCCGCATTGGACAACGAGGAGTGCTGGGCCTACCAGACCATGCTCCGCAGCCTCGGCCTGGTGTACATAGAGCACCAGGCACGTATCTGACACAGCGCGACTGTTGCGGCTCTGGCAGAGTCGTTCGGACGCGGTGCGATGACCAACCACTGGATTGACATCCAGAACTCCAATTGTGTTCTCATCATGGGCAGCAACGCTGCCGAAAACCACCCCATTTCCTTCAAGTGGGTGACCAAGGCGCAGGAAAACGGCGCCACCCTGATCCACGTCGATCCCCGTTTCACCAGGACCTCGGCCAAGGCCGACTTCTACGCGGGCATCCGCTCCGGCGCGGACATCGCCGTGCTCGGCGGCATGATCAAGTACATCCTGGACAAGGACCTGATCTTCCACGACTACGTGGTCAACTACACCAACGCCTCCTTCATCGTCGGCGACAAGTTCTCGTTCAACGACGGCCTGTTCTCCGGCTACAACGAGTCCACCCGGACCTATGACAAGTCCAACTGGGCCTTTGCCATGGACGCCGAGGGCAACCCGAAGAAGGACCCGACCCTGAAAGATCCCAAGTGCGTGTACCAGCTGCTCAAGAAGCACTACGAGCGCTATGATCTGGACAAGGTCGCCGACATCTCGGGCATGAAGAAGGAAGACCTGGTCAAGCTGTACGAGACCTACGCGGCCACCGGCAAGGCTGACAAGGCCGGGACCATCATGTACGCCATGGGCTGGACCCAGCACACCGTGGGCGTGCAGAACATCCGTACCATGGCCATGATCCAGCTGCTGCTCGGCAACATCGGCGTGGCCGGCGGCGGCGTCAACGCCCTGCGCGGCGAATCCAACGTCCAGGGGTCCACGGACCACTGCCTGCTGTACCACATCCTGCCCGGCTACCTGGCGACCCCCCTGGGTTCCCAGCCCGACCTGGCCGCGTACAACAAGGCCAACACGCCGGTCTCCCACGATCCCAAGTCCGCCAACTGGTGGGGCAACTTCCCGAAGTACTCCGCCTCGCTGATCAAGGCCATGTGGCAGGAAGACACCCCGGAAGACGCCTACCAGTATCTCCCGCGGCTCGACTCCCTGTCTGCCATGGAATACTCCTGGCTGACCCTGTTCGACAAAATGGACAAGGGCAAGTTCAAGGGATTGCTCGCCTGGGGCATGAACCCCGCCTGTTCCGGCGCCAACGCCAACAAGAACAGACAGGCCATGGCCAAGCTGGACTGGCTGGTGAACGTTAACATCTTCCCCAACGAAACCGGATGGTTCTGGGAAGGACCAGGAATGGACCCGTCCAAGATCAAGACCGAGGTCTTCTTCCTGCCCTGCGCCGTCTCCATCGAGAAGGAAGGTTCCATCACCAACTCCGGCCGCTGGATGCAGTGGCGCTACAAGGGACCGGACGCCCCCAACGGCCAGAAGCCGGACGGCGACCTCATCTATGACCTGATGAAGGAAGTCCGCCACCTGTACGAGAAGGAAGGCGGCGTCTACTCCAAGCCCATCACCCGGCTGACCTGGGACGCCATCGCCACCGACGGCGTGTTCGACTCCCACAAGACGGCCAAGCTGATCAACGGGCACTTCACCCGCGACACCACGATCAAGGACAAGCTCTACAAGAAGGGCGAGCAGGTTCCCAGCTTCGCCTTCCTGCAGGCCGACGGCTCCACCTGTTCGGGCAACTGGCTGTACTGCCACTCCTACACGGAGAAGGGCAACATGGCCGCCCGCCGCGACCTCAACCAGACCGCGGAGCAGGCCAACATCGGCCTGTACCCGAACTTCTCCTGGTGCTGGCCCGTCAACCGCCGCGTGCTCTACAACCGCGCCTCGGTTGACCTCAAGGGCAACCCCTACAACCCGCAGAAGGCGGTCATCGCCTGGAACGGCGAGAAGTGGGTGGGCGACGTGCCCGACGGCGGCTGGGCCCCCGGAACCAAGTACGCGTTCATCATGCGCAAGCACGGCTTCGGCCAGCTGTTCGGCCCCGGCCGGGCCGACGGTCCGTTCCCGGAATACTACGAACCGCTGGAATGCCCGGTGAAGTCGCATCCCTTCTCGAGCACCCTGCACAACCCCACGGCGCTCAAGTTCGACGCCGAGGAAAAGGCCGTGTGCGATCCCAGGTATCCCCTGATCGGCACCACCTACCGCGTGACCGAGCACTGGCAGACCGGCCTCATGACCCGAAACTGCGACTGGCTGACCGAATGCGAGCCGCAGATCTTCGTGGAAATGAGCCCGGAACTGGCCGAACTGCGCGGCATCGAGAACGGCACCAAGGTCATCGTGGACTCCCTGCGCGGCTCCCTGTGGGCCAAGGCCATCGTGACCAAGCGGCTCAAGCCGTTCACCATCCAGGGCACCGTGGTCCATCAGGTGGGCCTGCCCTGGCACTTCGGCTGGACCTGGCCCAAGGATGGCGGCGACTCCGCCAACCTGCTGACCCCGTCCGTAGGCGACCCGAACACGGGCATCCCCGAAACCAAGGCCTTCATGGTCAACGTCCGTAAGGCGTAA
- a CDS encoding ATP-binding protein, with protein MTTGERLSSRFARIGLREKLLVSMLAAVLFISVAIALVSRWILVSSLTNELEMRGFAIAHSVAERGGSYILDNDIPKLLVLIFDEARLRQRKDLVAYIFIEDQAGRILAHTLTHTLPDNLRANTLPPGKADSIKLMELGNQEVYDLAAAINEGLYRIGTVHVGLNKRHIDTLVGKLRVAFLGFISAVVIITIILSSWLSKYITKPVSDLTRLSDEISRGNFDIPLKLGSGEDWNSAECPAFTNTDLPCWHFDQSRSGQTPAETHRKCADCAFYRKHEGDEVVQLGDSFRNMVWSIKLYRRRLRESEEKYRSLFDSGPDPIFVVDCASGTIRDANPRTMELYGYYKEEIIGMKFLDLGPEHNADCLDYFIEGGGGCIYFPKRLHYKNGGEPFFVNMHACPISYRGKQAIIIAVTDITELIEKDAQLIQAAKMKSLGEMSAGMAHEINQPLNAIKVGSEFLSMMQEEDLAIPKEHFKEVVNEISAQVDRAAEIIDTLRSFGRKSDLMEESVDLNQPVRAVLSMIRRQFELDNIRFELDLADNLATVQAHSNRLQQVIFNLVTNARDAIDDVSNEDADGDRRIRIRTGNLDHRVFIEVEDTGCGIDEKDQQKIFEPFFTTKEAGQGMGLGLAITYGIIKDYGGEIRINSTRGRGTIFRMEFPAANSRGETKA; from the coding sequence ATGACCACCGGCGAACGGCTCTCCTCCCGATTCGCGCGCATCGGCCTGCGCGAGAAGCTGCTCGTCTCCATGCTGGCGGCGGTCCTGTTCATCTCCGTGGCCATCGCCCTGGTCTCGCGCTGGATCCTGGTCTCCTCCCTGACCAACGAGCTGGAGATGCGCGGCTTCGCCATCGCCCACTCCGTGGCCGAGCGCGGCGGCTCCTACATCCTGGACAACGACATCCCCAAGCTCCTGGTCCTGATCTTCGACGAGGCCAGGCTCAGGCAGCGCAAGGACCTGGTGGCCTACATCTTCATCGAGGACCAGGCTGGCCGCATCCTGGCCCACACCCTGACCCACACCCTGCCCGACAACCTGCGGGCCAACACCCTGCCGCCGGGCAAGGCGGACTCCATCAAGCTCATGGAGCTGGGCAACCAGGAGGTCTACGACCTGGCCGCGGCCATCAACGAGGGGCTGTACCGCATCGGCACGGTCCACGTGGGGTTGAACAAGCGGCACATCGACACCCTGGTGGGCAAGCTGCGCGTGGCCTTCCTCGGCTTCATCTCGGCCGTGGTCATCATCACCATCATCCTGTCCTCCTGGCTGTCCAAGTACATCACCAAGCCGGTCTCGGACCTGACCCGCCTGTCCGACGAGATCAGCCGGGGCAACTTCGACATCCCGCTCAAGCTCGGCTCGGGCGAGGACTGGAACTCGGCCGAGTGCCCGGCCTTCACCAACACGGACCTGCCCTGCTGGCACTTCGACCAGTCGCGCAGCGGCCAGACCCCGGCCGAGACCCACCGCAAGTGTGCGGACTGCGCCTTCTACCGCAAGCACGAGGGCGACGAGGTGGTCCAGCTCGGCGACTCCTTCCGCAACATGGTCTGGTCCATCAAGCTCTACCGCCGCCGCCTGCGCGAGTCCGAGGAGAAGTACCGCTCCCTGTTCGACTCCGGCCCGGACCCGATCTTCGTCGTGGACTGCGCCAGCGGGACCATCCGCGACGCCAACCCGCGCACCATGGAGCTCTACGGCTACTACAAGGAAGAGATCATCGGCATGAAGTTCCTGGACCTGGGTCCGGAGCACAACGCGGACTGCCTCGACTACTTCATCGAGGGCGGCGGGGGCTGCATCTATTTCCCCAAGCGGCTGCACTACAAGAACGGCGGCGAGCCCTTCTTCGTGAACATGCACGCCTGCCCCATCTCCTACCGGGGCAAGCAGGCCATCATCATCGCGGTCACGGACATCACCGAACTCATCGAGAAGGACGCCCAGCTCATCCAGGCGGCCAAGATGAAGTCCCTGGGCGAGATGTCGGCGGGCATGGCCCACGAGATCAACCAGCCCCTCAACGCCATCAAGGTGGGCAGCGAATTCCTGTCCATGATGCAGGAGGAGGACCTGGCCATCCCCAAGGAACACTTCAAGGAAGTGGTCAACGAAATCTCCGCCCAGGTGGACCGGGCCGCCGAGATCATCGACACCCTGCGCTCCTTCGGCCGCAAGTCCGACCTCATGGAGGAGTCCGTGGACCTGAACCAGCCGGTCCGGGCGGTCCTGTCCATGATCCGGCGGCAGTTCGAGCTGGACAACATCCGCTTCGAACTCGATCTGGCCGACAACCTCGCCACGGTCCAGGCCCACTCCAACCGGTTGCAGCAGGTCATCTTCAACCTGGTGACCAACGCCCGCGACGCCATCGACGACGTGTCCAACGAGGACGCGGACGGCGACCGGCGCATCCGCATCCGCACCGGCAACCTGGATCACCGGGTCTTCATCGAGGTGGAGGACACGGGCTGCGGCATCGACGAGAAGGACCAGCAGAAGATCTTCGAGCCCTTCTTCACCACCAAGGAAGCGGGCCAGGGCATGGGCCTGGGCCTGGCGATCACCTACGGCATCATCAAGGATTACGGCGGAGAAATCCGCATCAACAGCACCAGGGGGCGCGGCACGATCTTCCGCATGGAATTTCCGGCCGCCAATTCCCGGGGAGAGACCAAGGCATGA
- a CDS encoding formate dehydrogenase accessory protein FdhE — MERDMTLETSRLDRKLAQLRKKSYISAELIDLLDEVTHLQLAALPEARVVLPPDEALTPPEAVLQGVSLINREDFPFDRAQAESLLGKLVALVRKAGGPLGEGAGIVAEALEAGDLTPDELFRRFLDDDTAFFGRWAERMQDAPRTLPFLVMAAMGPSMEAAAGLLAEKLPEVKVQPVGTCPICGSMPLISSLEQKEGFRHATCSFCRHHYRIKRISCPVCGEDDQKKLTFFTVDEEPGFRVDVCESCKSYVKTIDFRNLDRVALPVLDDLDSLALDYVAANQGYRRATLSAWGF, encoded by the coding sequence ATGGAACGCGACATGACCCTTGAAACGAGCAGGCTCGACCGCAAGCTCGCCCAGCTGAGAAAGAAGTCCTACATATCCGCCGAACTCATCGATCTGCTCGACGAGGTCACGCACCTGCAACTGGCCGCCCTGCCCGAAGCCCGGGTGGTCCTGCCGCCGGACGAGGCCCTGACCCCGCCCGAGGCCGTGCTCCAGGGCGTCTCGCTGATCAACCGCGAGGATTTTCCCTTTGACCGGGCCCAGGCCGAGAGCCTGCTCGGCAAGCTCGTCGCCCTGGTCCGCAAGGCGGGCGGTCCCCTGGGCGAAGGCGCCGGGATCGTGGCCGAGGCCCTTGAGGCCGGGGACCTGACCCCGGACGAGCTGTTCCGCCGCTTCCTGGACGACGACACCGCCTTTTTCGGCCGCTGGGCCGAGCGCATGCAGGACGCCCCCCGGACCCTGCCCTTCCTGGTCATGGCGGCCATGGGCCCGTCCATGGAGGCCGCGGCCGGGCTGCTCGCCGAAAAGCTGCCCGAGGTGAAGGTCCAGCCCGTGGGCACCTGCCCCATCTGCGGGTCCATGCCGCTCATCTCCTCCCTGGAACAGAAGGAGGGGTTCCGGCACGCCACCTGTTCATTCTGCCGCCACCACTACCGGATCAAGCGCATCAGCTGCCCGGTCTGCGGCGAGGACGACCAGAAGAAGCTGACCTTCTTCACCGTGGACGAGGAGCCCGGCTTCCGGGTGGACGTCTGCGAGTCCTGCAAGAGCTACGTCAAGACCATCGACTTCCGGAACCTGGACCGCGTGGCGCTCCCGGTCCTGGACGACCTGGATTCCCTGGCCCTGGACTATGTGGCCGCGAACCAGGGATACCGACGGGCGACCCTGTCCGCCTGGGGGTTCTAA
- a CDS encoding transposase produces the protein MPAIVSPDHGAAFEALLHDEDKARDYLLELAWPTGDPFCPRCGHRKVYSLSGERLRCAACKYTFQPFSGRWINNGALNPAEWLRLIVLFVEERSVHQMKEELGLSYNTVYKALTAIRFAILANALDARQLISPATGLDSYLKGNRLTGGPREMRMDTIPVYGILRRDDLVFIDLVPGFQAETLFHFHMNFHLKLIRSGNLVYTDRYKEYDALMFCGNDSLPYEVIRRYDEPPHIDAVHDEFWGYAQSRIKKFRGISCQRFPLYMKELEFRFNNREKPLAEILAAYLCALVPDTD, from the coding sequence ATGCCGGCCATCGTTTCGCCGGACCACGGCGCGGCCTTCGAGGCCCTGCTGCACGACGAGGACAAGGCCAGGGACTACCTGCTGGAGCTGGCCTGGCCCACGGGCGACCCCTTCTGCCCGCGCTGCGGCCACCGCAAGGTCTACTCCCTGTCCGGAGAACGGCTGCGCTGCGCGGCCTGCAAGTACACCTTCCAGCCCTTCTCGGGCCGGTGGATCAACAACGGGGCTCTGAACCCGGCCGAATGGCTGCGGCTCATCGTCCTGTTCGTGGAGGAGCGCTCGGTTCACCAGATGAAGGAGGAACTCGGGCTGTCCTACAACACGGTCTACAAGGCCCTGACCGCCATCCGCTTCGCCATCCTGGCCAACGCCCTGGACGCCCGGCAGCTGATCAGCCCGGCCACGGGGCTGGACTCCTACCTCAAGGGCAACCGGCTGACCGGCGGGCCGCGCGAGATGCGCATGGACACCATCCCGGTCTACGGCATCCTGCGCCGCGACGACCTGGTCTTCATCGACCTGGTGCCCGGCTTCCAGGCCGAGACCCTGTTCCACTTCCACATGAACTTCCACCTGAAGCTCATCCGCTCGGGCAACCTGGTCTACACGGACCGCTACAAGGAGTACGACGCGCTCATGTTCTGCGGCAACGACTCCCTGCCCTACGAGGTCATCCGCCGCTACGACGAGCCCCCGCACATCGACGCGGTGCACGACGAATTCTGGGGATACGCCCAGTCGCGCATCAAGAAGTTCCGGGGCATCTCCTGCCAGCGCTTCCCCCTGTACATGAAGGAGCTGGAGTTCCGCTTCAACAACCGCGAAAAGCCCCTGGCCGAGATCCTGGCCGCCTACCTCTGCGCCCTGGTGCCCGACACCGACTAG
- a CDS encoding ABC transporter substrate-binding protein yields MRNAPLLCILLFLALGLAGCGRSEKATAEDAGTPGVSDTEIILGSSLPLSGHAGYLGTQTLQGARAYIRYVNERGGVHGRKIRIEADDDSYDPPQCLANTQRFIIDKKVFALFCYVGTPTTVKALPLVEDAHVPLIGMFTGANALRQPPNRYVVNIRASYYQETMAAVRHMVEDLGLTKIAVFYQYDAYGFDGLIGTELALKKFELEPVARGSYIRGTLDVQDGLDRIRKSGAEAVVMIGTYGACARFINLSEEEGYNPIFYTVSFVGAEELAWRVGRASPAHVFMSQVVPPPVESDDLNDSASNYVKLLHRYYPDDTPSFVGLEGFLNAEILVEGLRRAGRDLTREGFIKAIESIKDFTLGPGLTITYGPFDRQGLDAIHFTKLHDGKFIPFTDWAEFKKELETGK; encoded by the coding sequence TTGCGAAACGCCCCTCTCCTCTGCATCCTCCTCTTCCTGGCCCTGGGTCTCGCCGGCTGCGGCCGGTCCGAAAAGGCCACCGCCGAGGATGCCGGTACGCCGGGGGTGTCCGACACCGAAATCATCCTCGGGTCCTCCCTGCCCCTGTCCGGCCACGCGGGCTACCTCGGCACCCAGACCCTCCAGGGGGCCCGGGCGTACATCCGCTACGTCAACGAGCGCGGCGGGGTCCACGGCCGCAAGATCCGCATCGAGGCCGACGACGACTCCTACGACCCGCCCCAGTGCCTGGCCAACACCCAGCGGTTCATCATCGACAAGAAGGTCTTCGCCCTGTTCTGCTATGTGGGCACCCCGACCACGGTCAAGGCCCTGCCCCTGGTGGAGGACGCCCACGTCCCGCTCATCGGCATGTTCACCGGGGCCAACGCGCTCCGGCAGCCGCCCAACCGCTACGTGGTCAACATCCGCGCCTCCTACTACCAGGAGACCATGGCCGCGGTCCGGCACATGGTCGAGGACCTGGGGTTGACCAAGATCGCGGTCTTCTACCAGTACGACGCCTACGGCTTCGACGGCCTCATCGGCACCGAGCTGGCCCTCAAGAAATTCGAGTTGGAGCCCGTGGCGCGCGGCTCCTACATCCGCGGCACCCTGGATGTCCAGGACGGCCTGGACCGCATCCGCAAGTCCGGAGCCGAGGCCGTGGTCATGATCGGCACATACGGGGCCTGCGCCCGGTTCATCAACCTGTCCGAGGAAGAGGGCTACAACCCGATATTCTACACCGTGTCCTTCGTCGGCGCCGAAGAGCTGGCCTGGCGGGTGGGCAGGGCCTCCCCGGCCCACGTGTTCATGTCCCAGGTGGTCCCGCCGCCGGTGGAGTCCGACGACCTGAACGACTCGGCCTCCAACTATGTCAAGCTGCTGCACCGCTACTACCCTGACGACACCCCGAGCTTCGTGGGCCTCGAAGGGTTCCTCAACGCCGAGATCCTGGTGGAGGGATTACGCCGGGCGGGCCGCGACCTGACCCGCGAGGGGTTCATCAAGGCCATCGAATCCATCAAGGACTTCACCCTCGGGCCGGGGCTGACCATCACCTACGGTCCCTTCGACCGCCAGGGGCTGGACGCCATCCACTTCACCAAGCTGCACGACGGCAAGTTCATCCCCTTCACGGACTGGGCCGAGTTCAAGAAGGAACTGGAGACCGGCAAATGA